One window of the Emcibacter sp. genome contains the following:
- the sufD gene encoding Fe-S cluster assembly protein SufD — MTRKRYIDSPGAAEDFGRAKDFLPGAAVLGDARQSAYDFFTETGLPGPKVEEWKYSNLTKLAAETFTVAEKVETRIPDLTTFEAVARLVFVNGYFSASQSTLAEIKGLTLCPLSQAPDDKLALFAGLEDEDSLSALNKALFTDGYYLEVAAGTELPGPIEIIYRADASSENRALRSRNLIILGEKARADLIETFEGAVDTGYWTQAVSHIRLAKSSTLKSYSLQQEGNRAVHMNRKSVKLAEKANFENHSLQIGAELSRTEIFPTLDGEQANVTLKGAYLARKGQSQDIFTRMDHAIGHCESEQIFRGVVDKGGKTAFQGKVIVEKDAQKTNADQSCKNLLLDRQAQANAKPELLIFADDVKCSHGATVGELDDMALFYLESRGLAPAEARALLVEAFLAEVFEDIDNEQLRDAFQSRIRTWLAASEVTS, encoded by the coding sequence ATGACCAGAAAACGCTATATAGACAGCCCCGGTGCGGCCGAAGATTTTGGCAGGGCTAAGGATTTCCTGCCCGGTGCCGCCGTGCTCGGCGACGCCCGCCAATCGGCCTATGATTTCTTCACTGAAACCGGCCTGCCGGGCCCGAAAGTGGAAGAATGGAAATACAGCAACCTGACTAAACTTGCTGCAGAAACTTTTACGGTTGCCGAAAAGGTGGAAACGCGGATTCCGGACCTCACCACATTCGAGGCAGTGGCCCGGCTGGTCTTCGTCAATGGATATTTTTCCGCTTCCCAGTCCACACTTGCGGAAATCAAGGGCCTGACCCTGTGCCCGCTCTCACAGGCGCCTGACGACAAGCTTGCGCTTTTTGCGGGTCTGGAGGATGAGGACAGTCTCTCGGCCCTGAACAAGGCCCTGTTTACCGACGGTTATTATCTCGAGGTGGCGGCAGGTACTGAACTGCCAGGCCCCATCGAAATTATCTACCGGGCGGACGCATCCTCTGAGAACAGGGCGTTACGGAGCAGAAACCTGATCATTCTCGGCGAAAAAGCTCGCGCAGACCTGATTGAAACTTTTGAGGGCGCGGTTGATACCGGCTACTGGACGCAGGCGGTCTCCCATATTCGTCTGGCAAAATCCTCAACGTTGAAAAGCTATAGCCTCCAGCAGGAAGGCAACCGGGCGGTTCATATGAACCGGAAGTCCGTCAAGCTTGCAGAGAAAGCGAATTTCGAAAATCACAGCCTGCAGATCGGGGCCGAACTGAGCCGGACGGAAATTTTCCCCACCCTCGACGGTGAACAGGCAAATGTGACCCTGAAGGGGGCCTACCTCGCCCGCAAGGGACAGTCACAGGATATCTTTACCCGCATGGATCATGCCATTGGCCATTGTGAAAGCGAACAGATTTTCCGCGGCGTTGTCGACAAGGGTGGAAAAACCGCCTTTCAGGGCAAGGTCATTGTGGAAAAGGACGCCCAGAAAACCAATGCAGACCAGTCCTGTAAAAACCTGCTGCTGGACCGTCAGGCCCAGGCCAATGCCAAGCCGGAGCTGCTGATTTTTGCAGATGATGTGAAATGTTCACACGGGGCGACGGTCGGTGAACTGGACGACATGGCGCTGTTTTATCTGGAAAGCCGCGGCCTTGCCCCGGCAGAGGCCCGGGCGCTTCTGGTCGAGGCTTTTCTGGCCGAGGTTTTCGAGGATATTGACAATGAGCAGCTTCGCGACGCCTTCCAGTCCCGGATCAGGACCTGGCTTGCCGCCAGCGAGGTGACATCATGA
- a CDS encoding SUF system Fe-S cluster assembly regulator: MIKLSNLADYAVVLMSHIALRPEHVHPATEIAGETGIPAPTVSKILGMLVRADLLTSHRGLNGGFSLRGDAEDITIADVIEAVDGPVQLTNCLDVEETCCDYHASCGTRGQWHKINQAVKGALNSVRLSEMLSPIPDFIGSNGKTRPASKTVN; the protein is encoded by the coding sequence ATGATCAAACTCTCTAACCTGGCGGATTATGCCGTGGTTTTGATGAGCCACATTGCCCTGCGACCTGAGCATGTTCACCCGGCGACCGAAATTGCCGGGGAAACGGGTATTCCTGCGCCGACTGTCAGCAAGATTCTGGGCATGCTGGTCCGGGCGGACCTGTTGACATCGCACCGGGGTCTTAACGGTGGTTTCAGCCTCAGGGGTGATGCAGAAGACATCACCATCGCCGATGTGATCGAGGCCGTGGACGGGCCGGTGCAGCTGACCAATTGTCTGGATGTGGAAGAAACCTGCTGTGATTATCATGCGTCCTGCGGCACCCGCGGCCAGTGGCACAAGATCAACCAGGCTGTGAAAGGCGCCCTGAACAGCGTCCGCCTGTCCGAAATGCTGTCCCCCATACCGGATTTTATCGGCAGTAACGGAAAAACCCGTCCTGCCTCAAAAACTGTTAACTAG
- the sufC gene encoding Fe-S cluster assembly ATPase SufC has product MLEIKNLHVTVGGKEILKGVNLNIGNGQVHAIMGPNGAGKSTLSYALAGREGYEITEGEVLFRGKNLLDLDAHERAGEGMFLGFQYPVEIPGVSNMNFLKTAVNSLRRYRGEDDMPAVELLKLVREKAKELDLDPEMLKRPVNVGFSGGEKKRNEMVQMAVLDPVFALLDETDSGLDIDALRVVSEGINRLRSPEKSILLITHYQRLLDYVVPDFVHVLADGKIVKSGGKELALVLEKEGYAGIGIKDTAA; this is encoded by the coding sequence ATGCTCGAAATAAAAAATCTACATGTCACCGTCGGCGGCAAGGAAATCCTCAAGGGCGTGAACCTCAACATCGGGAACGGTCAAGTTCATGCGATTATGGGACCTAATGGCGCGGGGAAAAGTACCCTGAGCTATGCCCTGGCCGGCCGTGAAGGTTATGAGATTACCGAAGGCGAGGTGCTGTTCCGGGGTAAAAACCTGCTTGATCTTGATGCGCACGAGCGCGCCGGCGAAGGCATGTTCCTGGGATTCCAGTATCCGGTGGAAATTCCCGGGGTCTCCAACATGAACTTCCTGAAAACCGCGGTTAACAGCTTGCGTCGTTATCGCGGGGAAGACGACATGCCGGCAGTGGAGCTTCTGAAACTGGTGCGGGAAAAGGCCAAGGAGCTTGATCTGGATCCGGAGATGCTGAAACGCCCGGTCAATGTCGGTTTTTCCGGCGGTGAGAAAAAACGTAATGAAATGGTGCAGATGGCGGTGCTTGACCCGGTCTTTGCCCTGCTGGATGAAACGGACTCGGGTCTGGACATTGATGCGTTGCGGGTCGTTTCCGAAGGTATCAACCGTCTGCGCAGTCCGGAAAAATCCATTCTGCTGATCACCCATTACCAGCGCCTGCTGGATTATGTGGTGCCGGATTTTGTCCATGTTCTGGCCGATGGCAAAATCGTTAAATCCGGTGGCAAGGAGCTGGCCCTGGTGCTTGAAAAAGAAGGATATGCCGGTATCGGCATCAAGGATACGGCGGCCTGA
- the sufB gene encoding Fe-S cluster assembly protein SufB: MAATEDARKTVEDVSGDYKYGFYTDIESIKAAKGLNEDIVRFISAKKEEPEWLLEWRLKVFALWQKMEEPDWALVNYPEIDFQDIYYYSAPKSSDDRPKSLDEVDPELLRTYEKLGISLKEQEVLAGVAVDVVFDSVSVATTFRAKLKEAGVIFCSISEAARDYPELMKKYLGTVVPVHDNFYATLNCAVFSDGTFVYIPKGVRCPMELSTYFRINEANTGQFERTLIIADEGSYVSYLEGCTAPMRDENQLHAAVVELIALDDAEIKYSTVQNWYPGDKNGKGGIYNFVTKRGACRGKNSKISWTQVETGSAVTWKYPSCILQGDNSVGEFYSVAITNNHQQADTGTKMIHIGKNTSSTIISKGISAGKAQQTYRGLVRVTGTAENARNFTQCDSLLIGDQCGAHTVPYIEAQNPTAQLEHEATTSKISDDQMFYCQQRGLDPEESVALIVNGFCKDVMQQLPMEFAVEAQKLLGISLEGSVG; the protein is encoded by the coding sequence ATGGCTGCAACAGAAGATGCCCGCAAAACCGTCGAAGACGTCTCGGGTGACTATAAATACGGATTTTACACGGACATTGAATCCATTAAGGCCGCAAAGGGCCTGAATGAGGATATCGTCCGCTTTATTTCCGCCAAAAAAGAAGAGCCGGAATGGCTTCTCGAGTGGCGGCTGAAAGTCTTTGCCCTGTGGCAGAAAATGGAAGAGCCGGACTGGGCGCTGGTCAATTATCCGGAAATTGATTTCCAGGATATTTATTATTACTCCGCGCCAAAATCTTCGGATGACCGGCCGAAAAGCCTGGACGAAGTTGATCCCGAACTGCTGCGTACTTATGAAAAGCTTGGAATTTCCCTTAAGGAACAAGAGGTTCTGGCAGGGGTAGCGGTAGATGTGGTATTCGACAGTGTTTCCGTCGCCACCACCTTCCGGGCAAAGCTGAAGGAAGCCGGGGTTATTTTCTGTTCTATTTCCGAGGCCGCCCGCGACTATCCGGAGCTGATGAAGAAATATCTGGGTACCGTGGTGCCGGTGCATGACAATTTCTACGCCACCCTCAACTGTGCGGTCTTTTCCGACGGCACCTTTGTCTATATTCCCAAGGGTGTGCGCTGCCCCATGGAGCTCAGCACCTATTTCCGTATCAATGAAGCCAACACCGGACAGTTTGAACGGACTCTGATCATTGCCGATGAAGGATCCTATGTCTCTTATCTGGAAGGCTGTACCGCGCCGATGCGTGACGAAAACCAGCTTCATGCGGCGGTGGTTGAACTGATTGCGCTGGACGATGCGGAAATCAAATATTCCACCGTGCAGAACTGGTATCCCGGGGACAAGAACGGCAAGGGCGGGATTTATAATTTCGTGACCAAACGCGGCGCCTGCCGGGGTAAAAATTCGAAAATCAGCTGGACCCAGGTGGAAACCGGCTCGGCCGTAACCTGGAAATACCCAAGCTGCATCCTGCAGGGGGATAATTCTGTCGGGGAATTCTATTCGGTGGCCATCACCAACAATCATCAGCAGGCCGATACCGGCACCAAGATGATTCACATCGGCAAGAACACCTCCAGCACCATCATTTCCAAGGGAATTTCCGCCGGCAAGGCCCAGCAGACCTATCGCGGTCTGGTCCGGGTGACGGGCACGGCTGAGAACGCCCGCAATTTCACGCAGTGCGACAGCCTGTTGATCGGTGATCAGTGCGGGGCTCATACGGTACCCTATATTGAGGCCCAGAATCCCACGGCCCAGCTAGAACATGAGGCGACAACCTCGAAAATCAGTGACGACCAGATGTTCTATTGCCAGCAACGCGGCCTGGATCCGGAAGAATCCGTGGCCCTGATTGTGAATGGCTTTTGCAAGGATGTGATGCAACAACTGCCCATGGAATTTGCTGTCGAAGCCCAAAAGCTTCTCGGCATCAGTCTCGAAGGCAGTGTTGGCTAA
- a CDS encoding cysteine desulfurase, whose product MTSENSNILKSNYNVEEIRRDFPIFEQQIYGKPLTFLDSGASAQKPRQVIDRVSDYYSNEYANIHRGVYYLSQLGTQKYEEVRGQLKTFINAADDKEIIFVRGATEAINLVAQTWGRQNLGAGDEVILSRMEHHSNIVPWQMVREEKDFIIQVSPIDDKGNFLFEEFEKLLSEKTKLVAITHISNSLGTITPIKEIIRVAHKVGALVLVDGCQAVPHTRVDVQDLDADFYVFSGHKMYGPTGVGVLYGRKELLEAMPPYQGGGDMIRSVTFEKTVYNDLPHKFEAGTPHIAGGIGLGAAIDYMENLGFEAIEDHEEKLLAYAKERLAEVKGLQLVGQADHMAGILSFTMENAHPHDIGTILDQDGIAIRAGHHCAQPVMDFFDVPATARASLGLYNTYEDIDRLVAGLDKVNRIFG is encoded by the coding sequence ATGACGTCAGAAAATTCTAATATTCTGAAATCAAACTATAATGTGGAAGAAATCCGCCGTGATTTTCCCATTTTTGAGCAGCAGATTTACGGCAAGCCCCTGACCTTTCTCGACAGCGGCGCCAGTGCCCAGAAACCGCGTCAGGTGATTGACCGGGTGAGTGACTATTATTCCAATGAATATGCCAATATTCATCGGGGCGTCTATTATCTGTCCCAGCTCGGCACCCAGAAATATGAGGAAGTCCGTGGTCAGCTTAAGACTTTCATCAATGCGGCTGATGACAAGGAAATCATTTTCGTGCGCGGCGCGACCGAGGCCATCAATCTGGTGGCTCAGACCTGGGGACGGCAGAACCTCGGGGCCGGCGATGAAGTGATCCTCAGCCGAATGGAACATCACAGCAATATCGTGCCCTGGCAGATGGTGCGGGAGGAAAAGGATTTCATCATCCAGGTTTCCCCCATCGATGACAAGGGTAATTTCCTGTTTGAGGAATTTGAGAAATTGTTGTCTGAGAAGACTAAACTGGTGGCCATCACCCATATTTCCAACTCGCTGGGCACCATCACGCCCATAAAGGAAATTATCAGGGTGGCCCATAAGGTAGGCGCGCTGGTTCTGGTGGACGGCTGTCAGGCTGTTCCCCATACCCGGGTCGATGTGCAGGACCTGGATGCCGATTTTTATGTCTTTTCCGGCCATAAAATGTACGGGCCGACCGGGGTTGGCGTTCTTTATGGCCGCAAAGAGCTTCTGGAGGCAATGCCGCCATATCAGGGTGGTGGCGACATGATCCGCAGCGTGACCTTTGAAAAGACGGTCTATAACGATTTGCCGCACAAGTTTGAAGCCGGCACCCCGCATATTGCCGGTGGTATCGGTCTTGGGGCGGCTATTGATTATATGGAAAATCTGGGCTTTGAAGCCATCGAGGACCATGAAGAAAAGCTGCTGGCCTATGCGAAGGAACGGCTGGCGGAAGTTAAGGGTCTCCAGCTTGTGGGACAGGCGGATCATATGGCGGGCATTCTTTCTTTCACCATGGAAAATGCCCATCCCCATGACATCGGTACCATCCTGGACCAGGACGGGATTGCCATCCGGGCCGGGCATCATTGCGCCCAGCCGGTAATGGATTTCTTTGATGTGCCGGCAACAGCCCGCGCGTCATTGGGTCTCTATAATACATATGAAGATATCGACCGGCTGGTGGCTGGTCTTGACAAGGTAAACCGGATTTTCGGCTAA
- a CDS encoding SUF system Fe-S cluster assembly protein has product MSFLDGFYNRDEKYKASEKQQHEKPVSGGPALSEEEQRALNQRVVEVLREIYDPEIPVNIYEMGLIYDVIVSETADVTIVMTLTTPHCPVAESMPGEIELKVRDVEGVGNVTVELVWDPPWDMSMMSEAARLEMGFM; this is encoded by the coding sequence ATGAGCTTTCTGGACGGATTTTATAACAGAGACGAAAAATACAAGGCGTCTGAAAAACAGCAGCACGAGAAACCAGTCTCCGGCGGCCCGGCGCTTTCCGAAGAGGAACAACGCGCGCTGAACCAGCGTGTGGTCGAGGTGTTGCGGGAAATTTATGATCCGGAAATTCCGGTTAATATTTATGAAATGGGCCTGATCTATGATGTGATCGTTTCGGAGACGGCCGATGTGACCATCGTTATGACCCTGACCACCCCCCATTGCCCGGTGGCGGAAAGCATGCCCGGCGAGATTGAACTCAAGGTCCGGGACGTGGAAGGCGTCGGCAATGTCACCGTGGAACTGGTCTGGGATCCGCCGTGGGACATGAGCATGATGAGCGAAGCCGCCCGCCTTGAAATGGGTTTTATGTAG